In the Terriglobales bacterium genome, one interval contains:
- a CDS encoding CRTAC1 family protein has translation MAAVALWVLAALVCSPLLHAQKPPANPPAAGPVVGKAPPPPPARKKKPASSVPVPKFEDVAAELGVTAPHIATPDKRYVIESMSGGLGLFDCDNDGRPDLVVVNGSTVERYRQGGDPLVTLYHQEPNGKFTDITKSAGLSRKGWGMGVAVADFDNDGQLDLYVTGYGGNALYRNKGNCTFEDVTDRAGVRGGGFSTGAAWADYDRDGNVDLFVSRYVHVDIDHLPEPGSAQFCRYKAVAVQCGPWGMVGETDLLFHNRGDGTFEEVSKKAGVSDPAGYYGLGVVWGDYDNDGWPDLFVANDSTPKYLYHNNHDGTFSDVAMLMGAALDPDGQAVGSMGVDFGDYDHSGRFSMFVTNFAEQVNNLYHNLGVEGFDDISWKARLAQASYPLVGWGTAFFDMDNDGWPDIFVANGHVYPQIDAVPGSAPYRQPLLLYRNNGDSTFDEVSSVAGLAGLPPQSRRGAALGDITNNGNVDVVVLNMDGSPTVLMNHNDSRNHRVLLKLVGTKSNRAAVGARVTVHTGKMVQMDEVHGGSSYLSQNDLRLHFGLGGNTTIDSVQVNWPSGKVETLRSVAADAIYTIVEGRGISQSQPLPTPGITAADPQRLR, from the coding sequence CCCAGAAGCCGCCCGCGAATCCGCCAGCGGCGGGGCCAGTAGTCGGCAAAGCACCTCCTCCGCCCCCCGCAAGGAAGAAGAAGCCTGCCAGTTCCGTGCCGGTGCCCAAGTTTGAGGATGTCGCGGCTGAACTTGGCGTCACGGCCCCCCACATCGCCACTCCCGATAAACGTTACGTAATTGAATCCATGAGCGGCGGTCTCGGCCTTTTCGATTGTGACAATGATGGTCGCCCGGACCTGGTCGTCGTGAATGGTTCCACCGTCGAACGCTACCGCCAGGGTGGCGATCCTTTGGTGACGCTTTATCACCAGGAACCCAACGGCAAGTTCACCGACATCACCAAGTCCGCCGGACTCAGCCGCAAAGGTTGGGGGATGGGAGTTGCCGTCGCCGACTTCGATAACGACGGCCAGCTCGACCTCTATGTCACTGGTTATGGCGGAAATGCGCTTTATCGCAATAAGGGCAATTGCACCTTCGAGGACGTCACCGACAGAGCCGGCGTGCGCGGCGGCGGCTTCAGCACCGGCGCAGCGTGGGCAGACTACGACCGCGACGGCAATGTGGATCTGTTCGTCTCACGCTACGTGCATGTTGATATTGATCATCTTCCTGAGCCGGGCAGCGCGCAGTTTTGCCGCTACAAAGCGGTAGCCGTGCAGTGTGGCCCGTGGGGCATGGTCGGTGAAACCGACCTGCTGTTTCATAACCGCGGGGACGGCACTTTCGAAGAAGTTTCCAAGAAAGCCGGAGTCAGCGATCCCGCGGGATACTATGGCCTGGGTGTGGTATGGGGAGATTACGACAACGACGGATGGCCTGATCTGTTCGTGGCCAACGACTCCACTCCCAAATATCTGTACCACAACAATCACGATGGCACCTTCAGCGACGTTGCCATGCTGATGGGCGCAGCCCTCGATCCCGATGGCCAGGCGGTTGGCTCCATGGGGGTGGATTTCGGCGACTACGATCACAGTGGCCGGTTTTCCATGTTCGTCACCAACTTCGCGGAGCAGGTGAACAATCTCTACCACAACCTCGGCGTCGAGGGCTTTGACGACATCAGTTGGAAGGCCCGGCTGGCCCAGGCCAGCTATCCTTTGGTTGGATGGGGCACCGCCTTTTTCGACATGGACAACGACGGTTGGCCCGATATTTTTGTGGCCAACGGCCACGTCTATCCGCAAATTGACGCCGTTCCCGGCAGCGCTCCTTATCGGCAGCCCCTGCTGCTCTACAGAAACAACGGCGATAGCACCTTCGATGAAGTTTCAAGTGTCGCCGGTCTCGCCGGCCTTCCACCACAGTCGCGCCGCGGCGCCGCCCTCGGCGATATCACCAACAATGGCAATGTTGACGTAGTGGTGCTGAACATGGACGGATCTCCAACCGTGCTGATGAATCACAACGACAGCCGCAACCATCGCGTGTTGTTGAAGCTGGTCGGCACCAAGAGCAACCGTGCCGCAGTCGGTGCGCGTGTGACCGTGCACACCGGAAAGATGGTCCAAATGGACGAAGTGCACGGCGGATCGAGCTATCTTTCGCAAAACGATTTGCGTTTACATTTCGGCTTGGGCGGCAACACCACCATAGATTCTGTGCAGGTCAATTGGCCCAGTGGCAAAGTGGAAACGCTACGCAGTGTTGCAGCCGATGCCATTTATACAATTGTAGAGGGACGTGGAATCAGCCAATCGCAACCGCTGCCCACACCCGGCATCACGGCCGCTGATCCACAGCGGTTGAGATAA